The Syngnathus scovelli strain Florida chromosome 13, RoL_Ssco_1.2, whole genome shotgun sequence genome has a window encoding:
- the LOC125979354 gene encoding lys-63-specific deubiquitinase BRCC36, whose product MAVSAVHLESDAFLVCMNHALSTEKEEVMGLCIGEVEPTRVVHIHSVIILRRSDKRKDRVEISPEQLSAASTEAERLADMTGKPMRVVGWYHSHPHITVWPSHVDVRTQAMYQMLDQGFVGLIFSCFIEDKNTKTGRVLYTCFQSTQAQKGSDYERVEIPIHVVPRETIGKVCLESAVELPRILCQEEQDTYRKIHSLAHLDPVTKIHNGSVFTKNLCSQMSAVSGPLLQWLEDRLEQNKQIIAELEREKERLTQELSAH is encoded by the coding sequence ATGGCAGTCAGTGCGGTTCATCTAGAGTCGGACGCCTTCCTGGTGTGTATGAATCACGCGTTGAGCACAGAGAAAGAAGAAGTGATGGGTTTGTGTATCGGAGAGGTAGAACCCACCAGGGTCGTCCACATTCACTCCGTCATCATCCTCCGCCGGTCGGACAAGAGGAAGGACCGGGTGGAGATCTCCCCGGAGCAGCTGTCTGCCgcctccacggaggccgagaggCTGGCCGACATGACAGGCAAGCCGATGCGGGTGGTTGGCTGGTACCACTCCCATCCACACATCACCGTGTGGCCCTCGCACGTCGACGTCCGAACTCAGGCAATGTACCAAATGCTGGATCAGGGCTTCGTGGGCCTCATCTTCTCCTGCTTCATTGAGGACAAAAACACCAAGACGGGCCGCGTTCTGTACACCTGCTTCCAGTCGACCCAGGCCCAAAAGGGTTCTGACTACGAGCGTGTGGAAATCCCGATTCACGTTGTCCCGCGCGAGACCATCGGTAAAGTGTGCCTGGAGTCGGCCGTGGAGCTCCCGCGGATTCTGTGTCAAGAGGAGCAGGATACATACCGGAAAATCCACAGCCTGGCCCACTTGGACCCTGTCACCAAGATCCACAACGGGTCTGTATTCACCAAGAACTTGTGCAGCCAGATGTCAGCAGTGAGCGGACCGCTGCTACAGTGGCTGGAGGATCGCCTGGAGCAGAACAAGCAGATCATCGCGGAGCTGGAGCGGGAGAAGGAGAGACTGACGCAGGAGCTGAGTGCCCACTGA